The Myxococcus guangdongensis genome has a window encoding:
- a CDS encoding putative Ig domain-containing protein, translated as MRLRRTLSLLLVLSLAACSSSPPPKLPDTPDSGPGPSDGGGNHLSFQTTSLPDAYLGESYSTPLVASGGTAPLIWRLASGELPSGLSFSAQGLVSGTPAAVGTFSATFQVDDGSGARISKQLELTVLTPPTLANANLSLGVVGAPYSFTFTASGGRPPLSLHVASGTLPAGLRLEALSLAGTPTAAGTSSFTLEARDANNRSASAAFQLTVRDGLTITATHLPDAYTDRTYAQALTALGGKAPYTWTLVSGTLPPGLSLRDSGNLEGTPTTSGDFPLVLRVTDSAGATDSREVSLSTYLPPTLAAVPALSLYVQDNVTRPLSASQGKPPYVFTTTGPLPPGITLAREGLLHGQPTQSGAFTFNVVASDANSRTISVSVSVSVSALPTITTQTLPEATRGIAYQHTLGATGGQGTLAWTLASGALPSGISLSTQGALSGTPSTTGSHAVTLRVSDANGRTDSRALALVVEAPLSLSGTLADGYAGTSYSSSVTAAGGRAPLAWSIASGALPSGLTLAPENGLVSGTLAPSATSSTVTLRATDAASRSATHQATVAVYALPTVTTDLLPPATLGQPYSTQLAASGGKTPITWSIASGALPSGLSLSASGGISGTTNASATTFTARATDANGRFADKGLSVTTIAPPPAVTTATLPDATVGQAYSVTLAATGGQAPLRWSTSSTLPAGLSLSTTGTLSGTPTTAGTPRITFVVTDSRDTFASRELPLKILPAGVEIAVGHWNLEWFGSDTQGPPNSTSPGGTLDDLQISHTRDILRTTGANIWGLVEVVDSQDFATLLAQLPNYSGFISNDTSRVPNAGSIYTASGQKLAILYDDSVTFQSAELILVDVANRFGGRPPLRVNFTLRGTTTPLTVIVLHMKASADEYSHGLRTDASASLKYYLEDHPVERLFVIGDWNDDLDESITTVAGIPKPTPYENFVSDSRYTFITRALTSRSESTTTGYSETIDHTLVNASVAGSFVPSSLKVVRPTDIPDYGNVVSDHYPVISRYAFGGAPPPAPMVIINEVLANEPSTPNGNGTSTPDPDYEFIELVNLGTTPVDLSGWTLSDAASVRHVFGNGTLVPAGGAYVVFGGNRGYTPGTPNTVSASSGTLGLNNTSDSVYLRALDSATVDQLSYTATEDDISINRSPDTQAGAPFVRHPQLNPALRSSPGRRANGAAF; from the coding sequence ATGCGGTTACGCCGCACCCTTTCGCTGCTGCTCGTTCTCTCCCTCGCAGCCTGCTCCAGCTCCCCGCCACCAAAGCTGCCTGACACGCCCGACTCGGGCCCGGGCCCTTCCGATGGCGGCGGCAATCACCTCTCCTTCCAGACCACCTCGCTCCCCGACGCGTACCTCGGTGAGTCGTACTCCACGCCCCTCGTCGCCTCCGGCGGCACCGCGCCCCTCATCTGGCGTCTCGCCAGCGGTGAGCTGCCCTCTGGCTTGAGCTTCTCCGCCCAGGGGCTCGTCTCCGGCACCCCCGCCGCCGTCGGCACCTTCTCCGCCACCTTCCAGGTCGACGACGGCTCCGGCGCTCGCATCTCCAAGCAGCTCGAGCTCACCGTCCTCACCCCGCCGACACTCGCCAACGCGAACCTGTCGCTCGGTGTCGTCGGCGCCCCGTACTCGTTCACCTTCACGGCCTCGGGCGGACGCCCTCCTCTGTCCCTCCATGTCGCCTCGGGCACCCTGCCCGCGGGCCTCCGCCTCGAGGCCCTGTCGCTCGCCGGCACGCCCACCGCCGCGGGCACGTCGTCCTTCACCCTCGAAGCCCGTGACGCCAACAACCGCTCGGCCTCCGCCGCCTTCCAGCTCACCGTCCGCGACGGCCTCACCATCACCGCCACACACCTCCCCGATGCCTATACGGACAGGACCTACGCCCAGGCCCTCACCGCGCTCGGCGGCAAGGCGCCGTACACGTGGACGCTCGTCAGCGGCACGCTGCCTCCCGGACTGAGCCTCCGTGACTCGGGCAACCTCGAAGGCACTCCCACCACGTCGGGCGACTTCCCACTCGTCCTCCGCGTCACGGACTCCGCCGGCGCCACGGACTCGCGTGAGGTCTCGCTCTCGACGTATCTACCCCCCACGCTTGCCGCCGTTCCCGCGCTGAGCCTCTACGTCCAGGACAACGTCACCCGCCCCCTCTCGGCCTCCCAGGGCAAGCCCCCGTACGTGTTCACCACGACAGGGCCGCTGCCTCCCGGAATCACCCTCGCTCGCGAGGGGCTCCTCCACGGCCAGCCCACCCAGAGCGGCGCCTTCACCTTCAACGTCGTCGCCAGTGACGCCAACAGCCGCACCATCTCCGTCTCCGTCTCCGTCTCCGTCTCCGCGCTGCCCACCATCACCACGCAGACCCTCCCCGAGGCGACGCGCGGCATCGCCTATCAACACACCCTCGGCGCCACCGGTGGACAGGGCACCCTGGCATGGACGCTCGCCTCCGGTGCGCTCCCCTCGGGCATCTCCCTGTCGACCCAAGGCGCGCTGAGCGGCACGCCCTCGACCACGGGCTCCCACGCGGTCACCCTGCGCGTCTCCGACGCGAATGGACGCACCGACAGCCGCGCCCTCGCGCTCGTCGTCGAGGCGCCGCTCTCCCTGAGCGGCACGCTCGCGGATGGCTACGCGGGCACCTCGTACTCCAGCTCCGTCACCGCGGCGGGCGGCCGCGCGCCCCTCGCCTGGAGCATCGCCTCGGGCGCGCTGCCCTCGGGACTCACCCTCGCACCGGAGAACGGGCTCGTCTCCGGCACCCTCGCCCCCAGCGCCACCTCCTCCACCGTCACCCTTCGCGCCACCGACGCCGCCAGTCGCTCCGCCACACATCAGGCCACGGTCGCCGTCTACGCGCTCCCCACCGTCACCACGGACCTGCTGCCGCCCGCCACACTCGGACAGCCGTACTCGACCCAGCTCGCCGCCTCCGGTGGCAAGACGCCCATCACCTGGAGCATCGCCTCGGGCGCGCTGCCCTCGGGCCTGAGCCTCTCCGCGTCCGGCGGCATCAGCGGCACCACGAATGCGAGCGCCACCACCTTCACCGCGCGCGCCACCGACGCCAACGGCCGCTTCGCGGACAAGGGCCTCTCGGTCACCACCATCGCCCCGCCTCCCGCGGTGACGACCGCGACCCTGCCCGACGCCACCGTGGGCCAGGCCTACTCCGTCACCCTCGCCGCGACCGGTGGCCAGGCGCCCCTGCGGTGGAGCACCTCGAGCACCCTGCCCGCGGGGCTCTCGCTCTCCACGACGGGGACCCTCTCCGGCACGCCCACCACGGCGGGCACTCCGCGCATCACGTTCGTGGTGACCGACAGCCGGGACACCTTCGCCTCACGCGAGCTGCCGCTCAAAATCCTCCCCGCGGGAGTCGAAATCGCCGTGGGCCACTGGAACCTCGAGTGGTTCGGCTCGGATACCCAGGGACCTCCGAACTCCACCTCTCCGGGTGGCACGCTCGATGACCTGCAGATCTCCCACACCCGCGACATCCTGCGCACCACCGGCGCCAACATCTGGGGGCTCGTCGAGGTCGTCGACAGCCAGGACTTCGCGACCCTGCTCGCGCAGCTCCCCAACTACTCCGGCTTCATCTCCAATGACACGAGCCGCGTCCCCAACGCCGGCAGCATCTACACCGCGAGTGGACAGAAGCTGGCCATCCTCTACGACGACAGCGTCACCTTCCAGAGCGCCGAGCTCATCCTCGTGGATGTCGCCAACCGCTTTGGCGGACGCCCTCCCCTGCGCGTCAACTTCACCCTGCGCGGGACGACCACGCCCCTCACCGTCATCGTCCTGCACATGAAGGCGTCCGCGGACGAGTACTCACATGGGCTCCGCACCGACGCGAGCGCCAGCCTCAAGTACTACCTCGAGGACCACCCCGTGGAGCGCCTGTTCGTCATCGGAGACTGGAATGACGACCTGGACGAGTCCATCACCACCGTCGCGGGCATCCCCAAGCCCACGCCCTACGAGAACTTCGTCTCCGATTCGCGCTACACCTTCATCACCCGAGCCCTGACGAGTCGCTCGGAGAGCACCACCACCGGCTACTCCGAAACCATCGACCACACGCTCGTCAACGCGAGCGTCGCCGGGTCCTTCGTCCCCAGCTCGCTGAAGGTCGTCCGGCCCACGGACATTCCCGACTACGGCAACGTCGTCAGCGACCACTACCCGGTCATCAGCCGCTATGCCTTTGGCGGGGCGCCGCCGCCGGCGCCGATGGTCATCATCAACGAGGTCCTCGCCAACGAGCCCTCCACCCCGAATGGCAACGGCACCTCCACGCCGGACCCCGATTACGAGTTCATCGAGCTGGTCAACCTCGGCACGACCCCCGTCGACCTGTCGGGGTGGACCTTGTCGGATGCCGCCAGCGTCCGTCATGTCTTCGGCAACGGGACGCTCGTGCCCGCGGGCGGGGCGTATGTCGTCTTCGGAGGCAATCGCGGCTACACGCCCGGGACACCGAACACCGTGTCCGCGTCGTCCGGGACGCTCGGGCTCAACAACACCAGCGATTCGGTGTACCTGCGTGCACTGGACTCGGCCACCGTGGACCAGTTGAGCTACACGGCCACCGAGGACGACATCTCCATCAATCGCTCGCCCGACACCCAGGCCGGCGCGCCCTTCGTCCGCCATCCCCAGCTCAACCCCGCGCTCCGTTCGTCTCCCGGACGGCGCGCGAATGGTGCGGCGTTCTGA
- a CDS encoding ATP-binding protein, with product MTDATPQGRIRPKDRDAIVQSLRAGVVPRVGQQHIQVGRAEEVRALVRDVERIAEGGSAIRFVIGEYGSGKTFFLNLVRSIALEKRLVTLHADLNPDRRLHATDGKARSLYAELMRNLATRARPEGGALASVVERFVSSALTDAKARELNPEVVIREKLAALSELVGGYDFAEVIAAYWRGHDTGNEVLKADAVKWLRGEFSTRTDARKALGVRTIIDDADVYDQLKLLARFVRLSGYDGLMVCLDELVNLYKMANTKARASNYEQILRILNDCLQGSAEGLGFILGGTPEFLMDTRRGLYSYEALQSRLAQNTFAVGNLVDYSSPVLRLANLTPEDLYVLLTKLRHVYSAGDASAQRLPDEGLHGFMTHCSERIGEAYFRTPRSTVTAFINLLAVLEQNPGADWKELLGGVEFATDLNPDLAPLSETEAGAPAAGADDELESFKL from the coding sequence ATGACGGACGCGACGCCCCAGGGACGCATCAGGCCGAAGGACCGGGACGCCATCGTCCAGTCGCTGCGCGCGGGCGTCGTGCCTCGCGTGGGACAGCAGCACATCCAGGTCGGTCGCGCCGAGGAGGTCCGCGCCCTCGTCCGCGACGTGGAGCGCATCGCCGAGGGCGGCAGCGCCATCCGCTTCGTCATCGGCGAGTACGGCTCCGGCAAGACGTTCTTCCTCAACCTCGTCCGCTCCATCGCCCTGGAGAAGCGGCTGGTCACCCTGCACGCGGACCTCAACCCCGACCGGCGCCTGCACGCGACGGACGGCAAGGCCCGCAGCCTCTACGCGGAGCTGATGCGCAACCTGGCCACCCGGGCCCGTCCCGAGGGCGGCGCGCTCGCCAGCGTCGTGGAGCGCTTCGTCTCCAGCGCCCTCACCGACGCCAAGGCGCGTGAGCTGAACCCCGAGGTCGTCATCCGCGAGAAGCTCGCCGCACTGTCGGAGCTGGTGGGCGGCTACGACTTCGCGGAGGTCATCGCCGCCTACTGGCGCGGCCACGACACGGGCAACGAGGTGCTCAAGGCCGACGCCGTGAAGTGGCTGCGCGGCGAGTTCTCCACGCGCACCGATGCCCGCAAGGCGCTCGGCGTGCGCACCATCATCGACGACGCGGATGTCTACGACCAGCTCAAGCTCCTGGCGCGCTTCGTCCGCCTGTCCGGCTACGACGGGTTGATGGTGTGTCTGGATGAGCTGGTCAATCTCTACAAGATGGCCAACACCAAGGCCCGCGCGTCCAACTACGAGCAGATCCTCCGCATCCTCAACGACTGTCTCCAGGGCAGCGCCGAGGGCCTGGGCTTCATCCTGGGAGGAACGCCCGAGTTCCTCATGGACACCCGCCGCGGCCTCTACAGCTACGAGGCCCTCCAGTCGCGCCTCGCGCAGAACACCTTCGCCGTGGGCAACCTGGTCGACTACAGCTCCCCGGTCCTCCGGCTGGCCAACCTCACCCCCGAGGACCTCTACGTCCTGCTCACCAAGCTGCGGCACGTCTACTCCGCGGGAGATGCGTCCGCGCAGCGCCTGCCCGACGAGGGACTCCACGGCTTCATGACCCACTGCTCGGAGCGCATCGGCGAGGCGTACTTCCGCACGCCCCGCAGCACCGTGACGGCGTTCATCAACCTGCTGGCCGTGCTCGAACAGAACCCGGGCGCGGATTGGAAGGAGCTGCTCGGCGGCGTGGAGTTCGCCACGGACCTCAATCCCGACCTGGCGCCCCTGAGCGAGACGGAGGCGGGGGCCCCCGCGGCCGGAGCGGATGATGAGCTCGAATCCTTCAAGCTCTGA
- a CDS encoding tellurite resistance TerB family protein, whose protein sequence is MQRVASVQPLGPASAPDSTLSPVAAQKTEWIAPGQSIEVAGYTLKDGMVYVGSRLRAVKTPSVEPALINPKLEVASRPNRGVQGLRYWPSYSDLSPASRAGYLAWLADGRRQPGIDIGFVFLFFYGLERRVLHELGTEPDARAEARLIEDEVQGLLDVYGENHSFANYASAFLDVLRVRRTSEDGLLKESPAVWLRNAGSASFDVRMAAGTAATRALPLPADWALVWAVETHVTRLRTPATRCPEEFQALFRARYQRDHGAGIVPRALKSKVEARYNPASASFGGPVRLASASINEASETSLKPVRALIEECCESLESYSRWVGKNPDARNSMSALALLPPELAASIDGGSDVQALRALLRQSLGNNPSAPVPATDLLKHWPTATLGKLTKAEAVGLAQALEKLGHGMEPDPRMGGAVLSPDESAWLFPLPPDSPSAPSASYLSALAMLHLAAAVATADGTVSTDEVHRMEALVEAAQGLLSSEKVRLHAHVSWLLARPASSAGHKKRVEALTPEARTSLGNLLVEVAVADGTVSPQELKTLSKLYAMLGLDESSVYSRVHAATASRPATEPVPMRLAGAPEQGFAIPAPPPEKGERVALDMRSVQAKLAETAAVSSLLGSIFSEEEPPPPAPPPTQAGIAGLDALHTSLLRALVAKPEWPRSEVEKLASGLGLLPEGALDVINDAAFEVCGEPILEGDETLQLNEQAIKEMMS, encoded by the coding sequence GTGCAGCGCGTCGCCTCCGTGCAGCCCCTCGGACCTGCGTCCGCGCCTGACTCCACGCTGTCTCCCGTGGCTGCGCAGAAGACGGAGTGGATTGCTCCGGGCCAGTCGATCGAGGTCGCGGGCTACACGCTCAAGGATGGAATGGTCTACGTGGGCTCGCGCCTGCGCGCGGTGAAGACCCCGAGTGTTGAACCGGCCCTCATCAACCCCAAGCTCGAGGTCGCGTCCCGCCCCAATCGCGGTGTCCAGGGCTTGCGGTACTGGCCCTCGTACTCGGACCTCTCGCCCGCCTCCCGCGCGGGATACCTCGCATGGCTCGCGGATGGACGACGTCAGCCTGGAATCGATATCGGTTTCGTCTTCCTGTTCTTCTACGGACTGGAACGGCGCGTGCTCCACGAGCTGGGCACCGAACCCGATGCGCGCGCCGAGGCCCGGCTCATCGAAGACGAAGTCCAAGGGCTCCTCGATGTCTACGGGGAGAACCACTCCTTCGCCAACTATGCCTCGGCCTTCCTCGATGTCCTGCGCGTGCGTCGCACCAGCGAGGATGGATTGCTGAAGGAGTCTCCCGCAGTCTGGCTGCGCAACGCCGGCTCCGCGTCGTTCGACGTGCGCATGGCCGCGGGCACGGCCGCCACTCGGGCGCTCCCACTCCCCGCGGATTGGGCCCTCGTCTGGGCCGTGGAGACCCATGTCACCCGGCTGCGCACGCCCGCCACTCGCTGCCCCGAGGAGTTCCAGGCGCTCTTCCGTGCGCGCTACCAACGTGACCACGGCGCGGGCATCGTCCCTCGCGCCCTGAAATCGAAGGTCGAGGCCCGCTACAACCCCGCGAGCGCATCCTTCGGCGGCCCGGTGCGCCTGGCCTCGGCCTCCATCAACGAAGCCTCCGAGACCTCCCTCAAGCCCGTGCGCGCGCTCATCGAGGAGTGCTGCGAATCGCTCGAGTCCTACAGTCGCTGGGTGGGGAAGAACCCCGACGCGCGCAACAGCATGAGCGCCCTCGCCCTGCTTCCTCCCGAGCTCGCCGCCTCCATCGACGGAGGCTCGGACGTGCAGGCACTCCGCGCGCTGCTGCGCCAATCCCTCGGGAACAACCCCTCCGCTCCTGTGCCCGCGACGGACCTCCTGAAGCACTGGCCCACCGCGACCCTCGGCAAGCTCACCAAGGCCGAGGCCGTGGGCCTGGCCCAGGCCCTGGAGAAGCTGGGCCACGGCATGGAGCCCGACCCTCGCATGGGCGGCGCCGTGCTCTCCCCGGACGAGTCCGCGTGGCTCTTCCCGCTGCCTCCCGATTCACCGAGCGCCCCTTCGGCGAGCTACCTGTCCGCGCTCGCGATGCTCCACCTCGCCGCCGCCGTGGCCACCGCCGATGGCACCGTCTCCACCGACGAAGTCCATCGCATGGAGGCCCTCGTCGAAGCCGCGCAGGGACTGCTCTCCTCCGAAAAGGTCCGGCTCCACGCCCATGTGTCCTGGTTGCTCGCGCGCCCCGCCTCCAGCGCGGGCCACAAGAAGCGCGTGGAGGCGCTGACACCCGAGGCTCGCACGTCGCTCGGAAACCTCCTGGTCGAGGTCGCCGTGGCCGACGGCACCGTGTCACCCCAGGAGCTCAAGACGCTGTCGAAGCTCTACGCCATGCTGGGGCTCGACGAGAGCAGCGTCTACTCGCGCGTCCACGCCGCCACCGCGTCACGCCCCGCGACCGAGCCCGTCCCCATGCGACTGGCCGGTGCCCCCGAGCAGGGATTCGCCATCCCCGCCCCACCTCCCGAGAAGGGCGAGCGGGTGGCGCTCGACATGCGCAGCGTCCAGGCGAAGCTCGCGGAGACCGCCGCGGTCTCCAGCCTCCTGGGGAGCATCTTCTCCGAGGAGGAGCCACCCCCTCCCGCGCCCCCGCCGACGCAGGCAGGTATCGCGGGCCTCGATGCCCTCCACACGTCCCTCCTGCGCGCGCTCGTCGCGAAGCCCGAGTGGCCCCGCTCGGAGGTGGAGAAGCTGGCCAGCGGGCTCGGCCTGCTTCCGGAGGGCGCGCTGGATGTCATCAACGACGCGGCGTTCGAGGTGTGCGGCGAGCCCATCCTCGAGGGCGACGAGACCCTTCAGCTCAATGAACAGGCGATCAAGGAGATGATGTCATGA
- a CDS encoding Ig-like domain-containing protein — translation MLKRNWLPALMTAVFVTLGTGCGDECVDQFDCRADNGQPSEGNEWVCEDGTCKQEPVTQPPTPDAGTPDSGTPDSGTPDSGTPDSGTPDSGTPDAGVTCSPACATGEICDVSSGTGVCKTCRDTATGNGTDQGCSATAPICDPSGASGKGVCTACRDTATGSGQDNGCSAETPVCDPAGNNGVGICKACTDSATGNGQDNGCSATAPICDAAANNGAGACKVCMDSATSPDLGCSSPTNICDTAANNGAGECKVCNATEGCQGEQTCNATGTACEGCADNASCDPATPVCRTDTTPTACVECTADQTAHCDATKPACNANYLCGCSTNEQCAGVPDSARDFCDTTGNNGRGQCEVCVTDAQCAGVDPTKPVCNNRTACVQCLTNAHCAASQVCNTTSNACEAAPGPTAADTSEQIRTFLTAAAGALSHPINGAYVTFIKPAVPGQAASEQVGFFLQAEPNGPAMLVTDAAALSQVSVGDRVSLTVTEKAVNNAIKEAKTVTNFTRLSQGHGVSSLVVDRSGATDLVAGLDTYEYEFVSLTGTIADGGTDQGAGFIGFTFTTTGQTAASNALRARLPTSLARSLDVTIGCQFRLMGPMWRFNNNAQPSAFAASDFTIIECPAPKLTAAAGTAATTVTLTFDRNIAQDSITNAASQFTFSNGLMATGAQVTGRQVAVTTTDQTAGAAYTVTVANTVTDSRGVGVAASNSTANFTGFRVVAVLRITEVQPNGPSSRDLVELQVLQSGTTDGLVLQQDINSPATLLTFPNVTVAQGDIIVVHINEATAYVGETTAKDQFPKSATPANYDNAWDFKGGTTGITFSNRLLLVKDASGAIQDAAAFARTTGTPPSAFPTNLQALQATGQWLPADCGGALCTYTSTPTAVAVSADWNDIPTTQVTPDTVTIRRVSATDTNTAADWAIGPSSWGVANP, via the coding sequence ATGCTGAAGCGAAATTGGCTTCCAGCTCTCATGACCGCCGTGTTCGTCACGCTGGGCACGGGCTGTGGAGATGAGTGCGTCGACCAGTTTGACTGTCGCGCCGACAATGGCCAACCGAGTGAGGGCAATGAGTGGGTCTGTGAGGACGGCACCTGCAAGCAGGAGCCCGTCACCCAGCCGCCGACGCCCGATGCGGGCACGCCGGACTCGGGAACCCCGGACTCCGGCACGCCGGACTCGGGGACTCCGGACTCGGGGACTCCGGACTCGGGGACTCCGGACGCGGGCGTGACCTGCAGCCCGGCTTGCGCCACGGGTGAGATTTGCGATGTGAGCTCCGGCACGGGCGTGTGCAAGACCTGCCGCGACACGGCCACGGGCAACGGCACCGACCAGGGCTGCTCCGCCACGGCGCCCATCTGCGACCCCTCCGGTGCGAGCGGCAAGGGCGTGTGCACGGCGTGCCGTGACACCGCCACGGGCAGCGGCCAGGACAACGGCTGCTCCGCCGAGACGCCGGTTTGCGACCCCGCCGGCAACAACGGCGTGGGCATCTGCAAGGCGTGCACGGACTCCGCGACGGGCAACGGCCAGGACAACGGCTGCTCCGCCACGGCGCCCATCTGCGACGCGGCGGCCAACAACGGCGCGGGCGCGTGCAAGGTCTGCATGGACTCGGCGACGAGCCCCGACCTGGGCTGCTCCTCGCCCACCAACATCTGCGACACGGCGGCCAACAACGGCGCGGGTGAGTGCAAGGTGTGCAACGCCACCGAGGGTTGCCAGGGTGAGCAGACGTGCAACGCCACGGGCACCGCCTGCGAGGGCTGCGCGGACAACGCCTCGTGCGACCCGGCGACCCCGGTCTGCCGCACGGACACCACGCCGACGGCGTGCGTCGAGTGCACCGCGGACCAGACCGCGCACTGCGATGCGACCAAGCCGGCCTGCAACGCGAACTACCTGTGCGGCTGCTCGACGAACGAGCAGTGCGCCGGCGTGCCGGACAGCGCCCGCGACTTCTGCGACACGACGGGCAACAACGGCCGTGGCCAGTGCGAGGTCTGCGTCACCGACGCGCAGTGCGCGGGTGTCGACCCGACGAAGCCGGTCTGCAACAACCGCACGGCGTGCGTGCAGTGTCTGACGAACGCGCACTGCGCGGCGAGCCAGGTCTGCAACACGACGAGCAACGCGTGCGAGGCGGCTCCGGGCCCGACGGCGGCGGATACCAGCGAACAGATTAGGACGTTCCTCACCGCAGCAGCCGGTGCTCTCAGCCATCCCATCAACGGTGCGTACGTCACGTTCATCAAGCCCGCTGTGCCGGGGCAGGCGGCCTCGGAGCAGGTGGGCTTCTTCCTCCAGGCGGAGCCCAATGGTCCAGCGATGTTGGTCACCGATGCAGCGGCACTGAGCCAAGTTTCCGTGGGCGACCGCGTCAGCCTGACCGTCACCGAGAAGGCGGTCAACAACGCGATCAAGGAGGCCAAGACGGTCACGAACTTCACCCGTCTCAGCCAGGGACATGGCGTGAGTTCGCTCGTCGTTGACCGCTCTGGTGCGACCGACCTCGTCGCTGGGCTCGACACTTACGAGTACGAGTTCGTCTCACTCACTGGAACCATCGCTGATGGTGGTACTGACCAGGGAGCTGGCTTCATTGGCTTCACGTTCACCACAACGGGCCAGACTGCCGCTTCGAACGCCCTGCGGGCCCGTCTGCCGACGAGTCTCGCGCGGTCGCTCGACGTCACCATCGGCTGCCAGTTCCGCCTCATGGGCCCCATGTGGCGGTTCAACAACAACGCCCAGCCTTCGGCGTTCGCCGCGTCTGACTTCACCATCATCGAGTGCCCGGCCCCCAAGCTGACCGCCGCCGCGGGCACCGCAGCCACGACGGTCACGCTGACGTTCGACCGGAACATCGCCCAGGACAGCATCACCAACGCGGCCAGCCAGTTCACCTTCTCCAACGGGCTCATGGCCACGGGCGCCCAGGTAACGGGGCGCCAGGTCGCGGTGACCACGACGGACCAGACGGCGGGCGCCGCGTACACGGTCACCGTCGCCAACACCGTGACGGACTCGCGGGGTGTTGGAGTGGCTGCCTCGAACAGCACGGCGAACTTCACGGGCTTCCGTGTCGTCGCGGTGTTGCGCATCACCGAGGTTCAGCCGAACGGGCCGAGCAGCAGAGACCTGGTCGAGCTGCAGGTTCTTCAGAGTGGAACCACGGACGGTCTGGTGCTCCAGCAGGACATCAACTCGCCTGCAACTCTCCTGACGTTCCCGAATGTCACCGTGGCCCAGGGCGACATCATCGTCGTCCACATCAACGAGGCCACTGCGTACGTGGGCGAGACCACGGCCAAGGACCAGTTCCCCAAGAGCGCAACGCCGGCGAACTACGACAACGCCTGGGACTTCAAGGGCGGCACGACGGGCATCACGTTCTCGAACCGTCTCCTGCTGGTCAAGGATGCCTCCGGAGCGATTCAGGACGCGGCTGCGTTCGCACGCACGACCGGAACTCCTCCTTCGGCGTTCCCCACGAACCTGCAGGCCCTCCAGGCTACGGGACAGTGGCTGCCTGCGGACTGTGGTGGCGCGCTCTGCACCTACACGTCGACCCCTACGGCGGTGGCGGTCTCTGCTGACTGGAACGACATTCCGACGACACAGGTCACCCCGGACACGGTCACCATCCGCCGCGTCAGCGCGACGGACACCAACACTGCGGCGGATTGGGCCATCGGTCCTTCGTCGTGGGGCGTCGCGAATCCGTAG